A genomic window from Sphingobacterium spiritivorum includes:
- a CDS encoding putative LPS assembly protein LptD: protein MCISLAYAQETTPSKASKSTIRDTTKNITDTTKVVTQDSIRDSVVVKNESGLQSTVSIVAVDSQYTQVDKNITYLYKGAKVKYQDFELSADFIRLDRNTNELFASGVIDHNGKYVGRPVVLFPNETPKSVDSLTYNYKTQEGNTYGIMTEVDGGYIQAKVVRKNMYDEMSIYKGLYSTCDLPYPHTHFGLQISKGIVTKNQIIAGPTYLVVENIPVKFVAIPFGFFPKPNKRSSGFLFPSFGEDATRGFTIRDIGWYLAFNDYWDTELRATIFSKGSWEARVNTQYKVNYKYNGGFNLSFASTKTGVEGTDDYGSDKVFNVTWNHTQRQEANPGTSFSASVNFGSSTYYKRTGALVNNFNDLTRNNMSSSISYGKVFADGKVNFTSSLSHRQEMATGRVDLELPTFSLNVASFNPFDSKERVGEQKWYQRITVGYSLQGRNSISIGDSLLFKKEALKQFSNGFQHSIPISLSLNAFKHFQFNTSVNYTERWYLQSIRKSLQNEPQGYKPVTDTLQGFKRAYDYSVSTGLSTKIYGMYPKIGKIQNIRHVVTPSINLNYRPDFSDPSFGFYRNFIDENGRQSRYSIFEKGIYGTPGSGRSMGIGFSVDNNLEAKILSKSDTSNNGVKKIPILQGLTFSGNYNFVADSLKLTPISFSGRTALFGEKININFNGSLDPYSIDKFGTKINKYAIQSGKLARLTSFGFSFDYSFNPNASKSRNQNIDSLRNTVQNMTPEQAEALARISSNPNAFVDFNIPWNLAGSFSFQYSKPGLQSTVTATLNVHGDFNLTPKWKVQFNSGYDFRAKQVSMTQFNIYRDLHCWDMSVGWTPFGQYKSYNITIRAKASVLQDLKLSKRNSSFSGY, encoded by the coding sequence ATGTGTATTTCTTTAGCTTATGCTCAGGAAACTACCCCTTCAAAAGCGTCGAAGTCTACGATCCGCGATACTACAAAAAATATTACGGATACAACAAAAGTGGTAACACAGGACAGTATACGCGATTCTGTAGTTGTCAAAAATGAAAGTGGCCTGCAGTCTACAGTCAGCATCGTAGCAGTAGACAGCCAGTATACACAAGTTGATAAAAATATAACCTATCTGTACAAAGGTGCAAAGGTCAAATATCAGGATTTTGAATTATCTGCCGATTTCATCCGTCTGGATCGTAATACGAATGAACTATTTGCCAGCGGGGTCATCGACCATAACGGCAAATACGTAGGAAGGCCCGTTGTATTATTCCCCAATGAAACACCCAAATCCGTAGACTCCCTTACGTATAATTACAAAACCCAGGAAGGTAATACCTATGGAATTATGACCGAGGTAGACGGAGGATACATACAGGCCAAAGTCGTGCGGAAAAATATGTACGACGAGATGTCCATATATAAAGGTTTGTACAGTACCTGTGATTTACCCTATCCGCATACACACTTCGGATTACAGATTTCAAAGGGGATTGTCACCAAAAATCAAATCATTGCGGGACCTACCTATCTGGTTGTAGAAAACATACCGGTCAAATTCGTTGCCATTCCTTTCGGTTTCTTTCCGAAACCTAATAAAAGATCTTCCGGATTCCTGTTCCCTTCTTTCGGAGAAGATGCAACCCGGGGATTTACGATCAGAGACATCGGCTGGTATCTGGCTTTTAATGATTATTGGGATACCGAATTGCGGGCAACGATCTTCTCCAAAGGATCCTGGGAAGCACGCGTCAATACGCAGTATAAGGTCAACTATAAATACAACGGGGGATTTAACCTGAGCTTTGCATCGACTAAGACCGGTGTGGAAGGAACAGACGATTACGGATCGGATAAAGTATTTAATGTCACGTGGAACCATACCCAGCGTCAGGAAGCAAATCCAGGGACATCATTCAGTGCATCCGTTAATTTTGGTAGTAGTACTTACTACAAAAGAACAGGAGCTCTGGTCAACAATTTTAACGATCTGACACGTAATAATATGTCCTCATCCATCAGTTATGGAAAAGTATTCGCTGATGGAAAAGTCAACTTCACTTCCAGTCTCAGTCACAGACAGGAAATGGCAACCGGACGTGTAGATTTAGAATTACCGACCTTCAGTCTGAACGTAGCTTCATTCAATCCGTTTGACAGCAAAGAACGTGTCGGAGAACAAAAATGGTATCAACGTATTACCGTAGGCTATAGTTTACAGGGGCGTAACTCCATCTCTATCGGAGATTCCCTGTTATTTAAAAAAGAAGCACTCAAGCAATTCTCTAATGGATTTCAACATTCTATTCCGATCAGTCTCTCACTGAATGCGTTCAAACATTTTCAGTTCAACACAAGTGTCAATTACACCGAACGCTGGTATTTGCAAAGTATCCGCAAGTCATTACAGAATGAGCCTCAGGGATACAAACCTGTTACTGATACCTTACAAGGATTCAAACGCGCATACGATTACTCCGTATCTACAGGTCTATCAACCAAAATATACGGTATGTATCCCAAAATCGGAAAGATACAGAACATCAGACACGTGGTTACGCCCTCTATCAATCTGAATTACAGACCCGATTTCTCGGATCCTTCATTCGGGTTTTACAGAAATTTCATTGACGAAAACGGCAGACAATCCCGGTATTCTATTTTCGAAAAAGGGATCTACGGAACACCGGGGTCAGGAAGATCAATGGGAATCGGATTCTCCGTGGATAATAACCTGGAAGCCAAAATCCTCAGCAAAAGTGACACCTCCAATAACGGAGTCAAGAAAATCCCGATCCTGCAAGGTCTGACCTTTAGTGGTAATTACAACTTTGTAGCAGACTCCCTCAAACTTACTCCGATTAGTTTCTCCGGTCGTACAGCTCTTTTCGGGGAAAAGATCAATATCAACTTCAACGGTTCATTAGATCCGTATTCCATTGACAAGTTCGGGACAAAGATCAACAAATATGCTATTCAGAGTGGCAAGCTTGCGCGATTGACCAGTTTTGGTTTTTCTTTTGACTACAGTTTCAATCCCAATGCCTCCAAGAGCCGCAATCAAAATATAGATTCCCTTCGTAATACGGTACAGAATATGACTCCCGAACAAGCGGAAGCCCTGGCCCGTATCAGTTCAAATCCAAATGCCTTTGTGGATTTCAACATTCCATGGAACCTGGCCGGATCCTTCAGTTTTCAATACAGCAAGCCGGGATTACAGTCTACTGTGACTGCAACTCTAAACGTACACGGGGACTTTAATCTGACTCCAAAATGGAAAGTACAGTTTAACTCCGGATATGATTTCAGGGCAAAGCAGGTATCCATGACCCAATTCAATATCTACAGAGATCTTCACTGTTGGGACATGTCCGTCGGATGGACGCCATTCGGTCAATACAAAAGTTACAACATCACAATCAGAGCCAAAGCCTCCGTATTGCAAGATCTTAAGTTATCTAAACGCAACAGCAGTTTTAGCGGATATTAA
- a CDS encoding competence/damage-inducible protein A: MTAEIITIGDEILIGQIIDTNSAWIAKQLKNINISIGQITSISDSKEAIRQTLQDASGRADIIIVTGGLGPTKDDITKITAADYFGTHLIRDAKVLAHVEDFFKQRGLEMLEINLQQADILANSEVLFNDVGTAPGMFVRQDNKYYFFMPGVPFEMKFLVTNRILPILSTLDIGQSIWTQNIITAGIGESFLANNIADIEDALPDYIKLAYLPKYGSVRMRLTAIGQDASALRQETEQFANRIVDRVRPHVISTEDLTIEEVIIKEFAKRSLTLSTAESCTGGFLAAQLTAVPGCSQIFTGGTIPYSNKLKMQLLGVTEATLSSYGAVSEQTVIEMANGSKKNFGTDYAIATSGIAGPDGGTPEKPVGTVWIAIAGKEKVITKKCQFTPNRQVNIELATAYAYNMLWNLFHTENNFSVK; the protein is encoded by the coding sequence ATGACAGCAGAAATTATAACTATCGGAGATGAAATTCTGATTGGTCAGATCATAGACACCAATTCTGCATGGATCGCCAAGCAGCTCAAAAATATCAATATCTCCATCGGGCAGATTACATCTATTTCTGACAGCAAAGAAGCTATCCGGCAAACCTTACAGGATGCTTCCGGAAGAGCGGATATTATTATTGTCACGGGAGGACTCGGTCCTACCAAAGATGATATCACAAAGATAACAGCAGCAGATTATTTCGGCACACATCTTATCCGCGATGCGAAAGTACTGGCTCATGTAGAAGACTTTTTCAAGCAGAGAGGATTGGAAATGCTGGAGATCAATTTGCAGCAAGCCGATATTTTAGCCAATTCAGAAGTACTGTTTAACGATGTGGGAACAGCTCCGGGTATGTTCGTCAGACAAGACAACAAGTACTACTTCTTTATGCCGGGGGTACCTTTTGAAATGAAGTTTTTGGTTACAAACCGGATTCTTCCGATATTATCCACACTGGATATCGGTCAGTCCATCTGGACACAGAATATTATTACTGCAGGAATCGGTGAATCATTCCTCGCTAATAATATTGCAGATATCGAAGACGCACTGCCTGATTACATCAAACTGGCCTATCTGCCAAAGTACGGTTCTGTACGCATGCGACTAACGGCGATTGGTCAGGATGCATCGGCACTCCGGCAAGAGACTGAACAATTCGCAAACCGTATAGTGGATAGAGTACGACCACATGTTATCTCTACAGAAGATCTGACTATCGAAGAAGTCATCATCAAAGAATTTGCAAAACGTAGCCTTACTTTGTCTACTGCAGAAAGCTGCACCGGAGGTTTTTTAGCAGCGCAACTGACCGCTGTACCGGGGTGCAGTCAGATCTTTACAGGGGGCACTATCCCCTACTCTAATAAACTGAAAATGCAGCTTTTAGGAGTAACAGAAGCTACATTATCATCTTACGGAGCTGTCAGTGAACAAACCGTAATTGAAATGGCGAATGGCAGCAAAAAGAACTTTGGGACCGACTATGCAATTGCGACAAGCGGGATAGCCGGACCGGATGGCGGAACTCCCGAAAAACCTGTCGGAACAGTATGGATCGCTATTGCCGGAAAAGAAAAAGTGATAACAAAAAAGTGCCAGTTTACACCAAACAGACAGGTAAATATAGAATTGGCGACTGCTTATGCCTACAATATGCTATGGAATTTGTTTCATACGGAAAACAACTTCAGTGTAAAATAA
- a CDS encoding dihydrolipoamide acetyltransferase family protein gives MALYNLTLPKMGESVSEATVTKWLKEPGDRISEDEAVVEVATDKVDSDVPSPVSGILKEKKISDGEIAQVGQIIAIIEIEGEEEETTVASPEVNEVEANMINPTPVKDEEIIIQEIQLPDLEIPGVDQLPASPAAHKEAIHNSIRFYSPLVRNIAQEEGLSQQELDSIPGTASDGRVTKQDVLNYLQQRKQSGPSNATPAQAATSAPATTALAPSATKAIGVTAAGDEIIEMDRMRRLIADHMVKSVQTSPHVCSFVEADVTNMVNWRNKIKDSYKKREGENITFTPLFIEAISKALKDFPMVNVSIDGTNIIKRKNINIGMAAALPTGNLIVPVIKNADQLSLVGLSKSVNDLAVRSRANKLKPDDTQGGTFTFTNIGAFGNIMGTPIINQPQAAILAVGTITKKPAVIETEFGDMIGIRHIMYLSMSYDHRIIDGALGGTFLKRVADYLEQWDTNRVI, from the coding sequence ATGGCATTATATAATTTAACACTTCCCAAGATGGGAGAAAGTGTCTCCGAAGCTACGGTAACCAAGTGGCTGAAAGAACCAGGAGACAGGATCAGTGAGGATGAAGCTGTGGTAGAAGTTGCTACTGATAAAGTAGACTCCGATGTTCCGTCCCCGGTTTCGGGTATTTTAAAAGAGAAAAAAATCAGTGACGGAGAGATCGCTCAGGTTGGTCAGATCATCGCTATCATTGAAATAGAAGGTGAAGAAGAAGAAACAACTGTTGCTTCACCTGAAGTAAATGAAGTAGAAGCCAATATGATCAATCCGACTCCTGTAAAGGATGAAGAGATTATTATACAAGAGATCCAACTCCCTGATTTGGAAATTCCGGGAGTAGACCAACTCCCAGCCTCACCCGCAGCCCACAAGGAAGCGATTCATAATAGCATAAGATTTTATTCTCCTCTGGTCCGCAATATTGCACAGGAAGAAGGTCTTTCTCAGCAGGAACTGGACTCCATCCCCGGAACAGCCAGCGATGGCCGCGTTACCAAACAGGATGTGTTAAATTACCTGCAGCAACGCAAACAGAGCGGTCCGTCAAATGCAACCCCAGCTCAGGCCGCTACCTCAGCACCAGCTACGACTGCACTGGCTCCGTCTGCCACAAAAGCAATTGGCGTAACAGCTGCCGGCGATGAGATTATAGAGATGGATCGTATGCGCAGGCTGATAGCTGATCATATGGTCAAAAGTGTGCAGACCTCCCCGCATGTATGTTCTTTTGTAGAGGCAGATGTGACAAATATGGTCAACTGGCGCAACAAAATTAAAGACAGTTATAAGAAACGTGAAGGTGAGAATATCACATTTACACCCTTGTTTATTGAAGCCATAAGCAAAGCTCTGAAAGACTTTCCGATGGTCAATGTTTCTATCGACGGAACAAATATTATCAAAAGAAAGAATATCAATATCGGAATGGCAGCAGCCCTTCCTACCGGTAACCTGATTGTACCTGTGATCAAAAATGCAGATCAGCTTAGTCTGGTTGGTCTAAGCAAAAGTGTCAACGATCTGGCGGTCAGATCACGTGCAAATAAACTGAAACCGGATGACACACAAGGTGGTACATTTACATTTACAAATATTGGTGCATTCGGCAATATAATGGGTACTCCTATTATCAATCAGCCGCAGGCCGCTATTCTGGCTGTAGGTACCATTACGAAAAAACCGGCTGTCATAGAGACTGAGTTTGGAGATATGATCGGTATAAGACATATCATGTATTTATCTATGTCCTATGATCATCGGATCATAGACGGCGCTCTGGGTGGTACATTCCTGAAGCGTGTTGCAGATTATCTGGAACAATGGGATACTAACCGTGTAATCTGA
- a CDS encoding S9 family peptidase, giving the protein MKKHILAVAMVSVSGLTFAQSEPELKTDKSLIDQRMAHQSNTTALTPEVLWKLGRVSAEGLTADGKTLIYAVSQYDFEQNSSERNLFSVAVTGGKAIPFSQEKGGESVVHIAENGDVIYLLKGQLWKKNISGGAATQLTKGELELENVKFSPDGKYILFSQAVLIKKYHSPDRYPDLPKSDAYVFDNLDYRHWDTFNNGKFNHPFVATYDNGVIGEPVDLLQDEPYYSPQMPFGGAEDFAWSPDSKAVLYVSKKKFGTDYAVSTNTDIYRYDLSGKQTTNLTAGMNGYDTNPIYSPNGQMLTWLSMKTEGYEADKNDIVLFDKSSSQRLNLTAHWDGTVNSFIWSKDNRKIYFTAPVKGTVQLFELTVPANLKTKAFPQIQQISSGEFDITGIVGQSDNALIVTSTKLTHAPEVYRYDLSKKELKPVTTVNDELYAGIYTNKVASRVTRTSDGKDLFSWVVYPPDFDPAKKYPTILYCEGGPQSALTQFYSFRWNLQLIASQGYIVIAPNRRGMPGWGEKWNADISKDWGGQPIRDYLAAIDDISKEQYVDTARRGAIGASYGGYSVYMLAGVHQNRFKSFIAHNGLFDMRSWYGTTEELFFANHDLGGPYWDKANDKTYHQFNPIEYANNWNTPILIFQGGKDYRVPVGQGLAAFQLAQLKKIKSRLVYLPDENHWVLSGHNAQVWQREFFGWLKETL; this is encoded by the coding sequence ATGAAGAAACATATATTAGCTGTAGCTATGGTTTCGGTTTCGGGTCTTACGTTCGCTCAGTCAGAGCCGGAGTTAAAAACGGACAAATCTTTAATCGATCAACGCATGGCACATCAATCCAACACAACAGCACTTACTCCGGAAGTTTTATGGAAGTTAGGACGTGTATCCGCAGAAGGACTGACAGCAGATGGTAAAACACTTATTTATGCTGTATCTCAGTACGACTTTGAGCAGAACAGTTCGGAGAGAAATCTTTTTTCTGTAGCCGTAACCGGAGGAAAAGCAATTCCATTTTCTCAGGAAAAAGGAGGCGAATCGGTGGTGCATATTGCAGAAAACGGAGATGTAATCTATCTTTTAAAGGGTCAGCTCTGGAAAAAAAATATCAGCGGAGGTGCGGCAACGCAGCTTACTAAGGGTGAACTCGAACTGGAGAATGTTAAATTTTCACCGGACGGCAAATATATTTTATTCAGCCAGGCGGTATTAATTAAAAAATACCACAGTCCTGACCGTTATCCTGATCTTCCTAAGTCAGATGCCTACGTATTTGACAATCTGGATTACCGTCATTGGGATACTTTCAATAATGGAAAATTCAACCATCCCTTTGTAGCGACATATGATAATGGAGTAATCGGAGAACCTGTAGATCTTTTACAGGACGAACCATATTACAGCCCTCAGATGCCTTTTGGCGGAGCGGAAGATTTCGCATGGTCTCCGGATAGTAAGGCAGTACTCTACGTCTCAAAGAAAAAATTCGGAACAGACTATGCTGTCAGCACCAATACAGATATCTATCGCTATGACCTGTCCGGCAAACAGACGACTAATCTGACAGCCGGTATGAACGGTTATGATACAAACCCAATCTACAGCCCAAACGGACAAATGCTAACCTGGTTAAGCATGAAGACAGAAGGCTATGAAGCAGATAAAAATGATATTGTGTTATTTGACAAATCCAGTTCACAGCGGCTTAATCTTACCGCACACTGGGACGGGACAGTCAATTCATTTATATGGAGTAAGGATAACCGCAAAATTTATTTTACGGCTCCTGTCAAAGGAACTGTACAGTTATTTGAACTTACAGTCCCTGCAAATTTAAAGACGAAAGCATTTCCTCAGATCCAACAGATCAGCTCAGGAGAGTTTGATATAACAGGCATAGTCGGACAGAGCGATAATGCCCTGATCGTAACGTCTACCAAACTCACACATGCCCCGGAAGTGTACCGTTATGATCTTAGTAAAAAAGAACTGAAGCCTGTCACAACTGTAAATGATGAGTTATATGCCGGTATCTATACCAATAAGGTGGCTTCCCGTGTGACCAGGACCTCAGATGGTAAAGATTTATTTTCGTGGGTAGTCTATCCTCCGGATTTTGATCCTGCAAAAAAATATCCGACTATTCTGTATTGTGAAGGAGGCCCTCAATCCGCACTGACTCAATTTTACTCTTTCCGCTGGAACTTACAACTGATCGCCTCTCAGGGATATATCGTGATTGCTCCAAACCGCCGCGGTATGCCGGGCTGGGGTGAAAAATGGAATGCCGATATTTCCAAAGACTGGGGAGGCCAGCCTATACGGGATTACCTTGCAGCTATAGATGATATTTCGAAAGAACAATATGTAGACACTGCACGTCGCGGAGCTATCGGCGCCAGCTATGGCGGATATTCGGTGTATATGCTGGCAGGGGTACACCAAAACCGTTTCAAATCATTTATTGCGCACAACGGCCTGTTCGATATGCGGAGCTGGTATGGTACTACCGAAGAATTATTTTTTGCCAATCACGATCTGGGTGGTCCGTACTGGGATAAGGCAAATGATAAGACCTATCATCAGTTCAATCCTATTGAATATGCCAACAACTGGAATACGCCAATCCTGATTTTTCAGGGAGGAAAAGACTACCGTGTACCTGTCGGACAGGGCTTAGCTGCGTTTCAACTGGCACAATTGAAGAAAATAAAAAGCCGTCTGGTCTATCTTCCGGACGAAAATCACTGGGTGCTCTCCGGACATAATGCTCAGGTATGGCAACGTGAGTTTTTTGGCTGGCTCAAAGAAACCTTGTAA
- a CDS encoding N-acetylmuramoyl-L-alanine amidase family protein, translating to MDIKKIFGRTKLIALSLLVIFLILPSTNKSQSKSPYKIKTIVIDAGHGGHDSGARGRETLEKHIALQVALKLGKLIESELPGVKVLYTRKTDEFVELYKRIYYANDNHADLFISIHCNSGGISRVTTRNRKGKRVTSSVTNSSAKGTETLVSGYGRLGEQDAALRENASLLLESNYKDNYQGFDPKDPESYIVFSLMKNQFRDQSIKLASYMQNEYVKSGRTNRGVWEKSLAVLARAGMPAVLTEIGFISNPDEEQFMMSDSGQNEIINNLLNAIKTYKRSVER from the coding sequence ATGGACATAAAAAAGATTTTTGGGAGAACAAAATTAATCGCACTATCACTACTTGTTATATTTCTTATTCTGCCATCCACCAATAAATCTCAAAGTAAATCTCCATACAAAATAAAGACTATTGTCATTGATGCCGGACATGGGGGGCATGATTCAGGAGCGAGGGGCCGGGAGACTTTGGAAAAACATATTGCCTTGCAAGTTGCACTGAAATTGGGAAAACTGATTGAGTCCGAGTTGCCGGGAGTCAAAGTATTATATACACGTAAGACAGATGAATTTGTCGAACTTTATAAGCGTATTTATTATGCGAATGATAATCATGCGGATCTTTTTATTTCTATCCATTGCAACTCCGGCGGTATAAGCAGAGTGACGACCCGCAACCGCAAAGGTAAGCGCGTTACTTCATCTGTAACTAATTCCTCGGCTAAGGGAACAGAAACGCTGGTGTCAGGTTACGGAAGATTAGGCGAACAGGATGCTGCTCTTCGTGAGAACGCCTCGCTGTTGCTGGAGTCCAATTACAAAGACAACTACCAGGGTTTTGATCCGAAGGATCCCGAAAGTTATATTGTCTTCTCGTTAATGAAAAACCAATTCCGGGATCAAAGTATTAAGCTTGCCTCTTACATGCAAAATGAATATGTCAAATCTGGACGTACGAATCGTGGTGTTTGGGAAAAGAGTCTTGCGGTACTGGCCAGAGCAGGTATGCCGGCTGTATTGACGGAGATCGGATTTATCAGTAATCCGGATGAAGAACAGTTTATGATGTCAGATTCAGGTCAGAATGAGATTATTAATAACCTGTTGAATGCAATTAAAACCTATAAAAGAAGTGTGGAACGCTAA
- a CDS encoding MlaD family protein: MKIANETKVGALTIVAIALLFIGYSFLKGNDVFSSENTFYTVYGNVDGLAVSKPVMVNGYQIGRVSKMTLMPDGQIRTEFKIKKEYEIPSNTVARIMSADLLGSKIIVFNLGNSTTLANDGDPLTSDVQQNLMEKVEPLQKKVENIAARMDSVLVAVNAILDKDFQKDVKRSVHSISVTMKNIEGITGEVNGLLGTEKARLGRIMANLESITVNFKNNGKKLDHIMNNLDNVSDQMAKIEIKSTVDKANQAMQDVQDITNKINNGDGSISLLLNDDKLYNNLNSASEELDNLIKDVKNHPGKYIRLSIFGKKDTK, encoded by the coding sequence TTGAAAATAGCAAATGAGACCAAAGTAGGGGCATTGACAATTGTTGCCATTGCCTTACTGTTTATAGGATATAGTTTTTTGAAAGGAAATGATGTTTTCAGTAGTGAAAATACATTTTACACGGTATATGGAAATGTGGATGGTCTGGCTGTATCAAAACCTGTAATGGTCAATGGTTATCAGATAGGGCGGGTGTCAAAAATGACACTAATGCCGGATGGACAGATCAGAACAGAATTTAAGATTAAGAAAGAATATGAAATCCCTTCCAATACTGTTGCCCGTATCATGAGTGCAGACCTGCTGGGAAGTAAGATTATCGTTTTTAATCTGGGAAATAGTACCACACTGGCTAATGACGGTGATCCGCTGACATCTGATGTGCAGCAGAATCTGATGGAAAAGGTAGAGCCTTTACAGAAGAAAGTTGAAAATATCGCAGCCCGCATGGACTCTGTACTGGTAGCAGTAAATGCCATTCTGGATAAAGACTTTCAAAAAGACGTGAAGAGAAGTGTACACAGCATCTCTGTTACCATGAAAAATATTGAAGGTATTACCGGAGAGGTCAATGGATTGCTGGGAACTGAAAAGGCGCGTTTGGGAAGAATCATGGCTAATCTGGAATCGATCACGGTTAATTTCAAGAATAACGGTAAGAAACTGGATCATATCATGAACAATCTGGATAATGTGTCTGATCAGATGGCTAAGATCGAAATCAAATCTACAGTAGACAAAGCTAACCAGGCTATGCAGGATGTTCAGGATATAACGAATAAGATCAATAACGGTGATGGTTCTATCAGTCTGTTGCTTAATGATGATAAGTTATATAATAATCTCAACAGTGCTTCTGAGGAATTGGATAATCTGATCAAAGATGTGAAGAATCATCCCGGAAAATATATAAGACTTTCCATTTTCGGAAAGAAGGATACCAAATAA
- the creD gene encoding cell envelope integrity protein CreD — protein sequence METKEVSFLEKIMQSVAVKLIMILVLTLIMLIPMHWISELIDERKYREQEVNSEIALKWGKQQVIGTPVLAIPYTKIADQISEKKVQNTEVKVIEKVKVTEWIFLLPNHVKIDSKVSPEPLKRGIYKVVVYNTKLNITGDFDSLNLSKLKIDPADVNWDQARVVFGVEDFKGLKATPQFSWKDQKLELEPDFNNLTLFSQSLTAPVSIANEKDSKQNFNISFDLKGSKSLNFLPLAAQTDISITGNWSNPSFNGAFLPEDRQVGTNNFSAKWSIPSFSRKLPQSWTGTAETLYKFYSDVEETQYAATTMPEPASATTYTQQTLTNDDMVSVNFLPEVNQYQKTTRVAKYGILVILLTFTALLFTEIVKKQRIHIIQYILIGAAMALFYSLLLALSEQMGFNIAYVLAALATVGLIAAFIKGVTKDNKTAAIFAGILSTFYIFIFVLMQLRDLSLIVGTIGMFVILAVLMRLSTKINWYQFDNK from the coding sequence ATGGAAACTAAAGAAGTCTCATTTTTAGAAAAGATCATGCAATCGGTCGCTGTAAAACTGATCATGATATTGGTACTTACACTGATTATGCTTATTCCTATGCATTGGATCAGCGAACTTATTGATGAAAGAAAGTACCGCGAACAGGAAGTCAATTCGGAAATCGCACTTAAATGGGGAAAGCAACAGGTCATAGGTACACCTGTACTGGCTATCCCGTACACAAAGATTGCTGATCAGATTTCAGAGAAAAAAGTACAGAATACAGAAGTAAAGGTCATCGAAAAGGTAAAGGTGACAGAATGGATCTTCTTACTACCCAACCATGTCAAGATAGACAGCAAGGTCAGTCCAGAACCACTCAAACGAGGTATCTATAAGGTAGTAGTGTACAACACAAAACTTAACATCACCGGAGACTTTGACTCGCTGAACCTTTCAAAATTAAAGATCGATCCGGCAGATGTCAATTGGGATCAGGCTCGTGTAGTATTCGGGGTAGAGGATTTCAAAGGTCTGAAGGCTACACCTCAGTTTAGCTGGAAAGATCAGAAATTAGAACTGGAACCGGACTTTAACAACCTGACACTTTTCAGCCAGAGTCTGACGGCTCCTGTTTCCATCGCTAACGAAAAGGATAGCAAACAGAATTTCAATATTTCCTTTGATTTGAAAGGATCTAAGTCCCTTAACTTTCTTCCGTTGGCAGCACAGACTGACATCTCTATTACAGGAAACTGGTCTAATCCTAGTTTCAACGGAGCATTTCTTCCGGAAGACAGACAAGTCGGAACGAATAATTTTTCCGCAAAATGGAGTATCCCAAGCTTTAGCCGCAAACTGCCCCAATCATGGACGGGTACTGCAGAAACATTATACAAATTTTACAGTGATGTAGAGGAAACCCAGTACGCCGCTACGACTATGCCTGAACCGGCTTCTGCTACGACCTATACACAACAGACGCTGACCAATGACGACATGGTATCTGTTAATTTCTTACCGGAAGTAAATCAATACCAGAAAACAACACGGGTAGCCAAATATGGTATACTGGTCATTCTGCTGACATTTACGGCCTTGTTATTTACGGAGATTGTAAAAAAACAACGCATACATATTATCCAGTATATTCTTATCGGAGCTGCTATGGCTCTCTTTTACTCGCTGTTACTCGCACTTAGTGAGCAGATGGGCTTTAATATTGCTTATGTACTTGCAGCGCTTGCCACTGTTGGATTGATTGCTGCATTTATAAAGGGTGTCACAAAAGACAACAAGACAGCTGCCATCTTTGCAGGTATACTCAGTACGTTCTACATTTTTATATTCGTCCTGATGCAATTACGAGACCTTTCTCTTATTGTCGGCACCATAGGTATGTTTGTTATACTGGCTGTACTGATGCGCTTGTCCACAAAGATCAATTGGTATCAGTTTGATAATAAATAA